In Alteribacter lacisalsi, a genomic segment contains:
- a CDS encoding YtrH family sporulation protein yields MNMDKDFLATLIIDFFVAFGVIIGGTILGGIGAYLIGKPPLSIMHDLASSLKIWALVAAIGGTFDAISSLERGIFEGTHADIFNTGLMIFAALCGAHSGTVLIQWLTQEGMK; encoded by the coding sequence ATGAATATGGATAAAGATTTTCTTGCTACGCTGATTATCGACTTTTTCGTTGCATTTGGTGTGATTATCGGCGGTACCATTCTCGGGGGAATCGGTGCCTACCTGATCGGCAAACCTCCCCTTTCCATTATGCACGACCTTGCTTCAAGTCTTAAGATCTGGGCCCTTGTGGCGGCTATCGGGGGCACTTTTGACGCGATTTCAAGTCTGGAACGGGGCATTTTCGAAGGCACACACGCAGATATCTTCAATACAGGCCTGATGATTTTCGCAGCTCTCTGCGGTGCTCACAGCGGAACGGTGCTTATACAGTGGCTCACCCAGGAGGGAATGAAATGA
- a CDS encoding NAD(P)-dependent malic enzyme has translation MATLREEALHMHRVHKGKLETVSKVAVRNAQDLSLAYSPGVAEPCKAIFEDPQSVYEYTMKGNMVAVVSDGTAVLGLGNIGPEASLPVMEGKAVLFKSFAGVDAFPICLNTTNVDEIVNTVKLMEPTFGGVNLEDIAAPRCFEIEERLKKEMNIPVFHDDQHGTAIVTAAGLRNALKITGKSMAEIKVVVNGAGAAGIAIIKLLLSMGCKDIILCDSKGAIYEGRPQGMNDLKHEMAQVTNKDKLDGSLGDVITGTDVFIGVSVKGALTKEMVQSMNPDPIIFAMANPDPEIMPDEAKEAGASVIGTGRSDFPNQVNNVLAFPGIFRGALDVYATHINEEMKVAAVKAIADLVSDEELNADYVIPAPFDTRVAPAVARNVAVAAMETGVARRKVDPQAVEQKTKQLTLIDDKES, from the coding sequence ATGGCGACGCTGCGAGAAGAAGCCTTACATATGCACCGGGTGCATAAAGGGAAACTGGAGACAGTTTCAAAAGTAGCAGTTAGAAACGCTCAGGATTTGTCGCTTGCTTATTCACCGGGTGTTGCGGAACCGTGCAAAGCGATTTTTGAAGATCCGCAGTCGGTATACGAATATACGATGAAAGGAAATATGGTGGCCGTTGTGTCAGACGGTACGGCCGTTTTAGGGCTTGGCAACATTGGACCTGAAGCCTCTCTTCCCGTAATGGAGGGCAAGGCGGTTCTGTTCAAATCATTTGCCGGAGTGGATGCTTTTCCAATTTGCTTAAATACGACCAATGTCGATGAGATCGTCAATACAGTTAAACTGATGGAGCCTACATTTGGAGGCGTGAATCTGGAAGATATCGCAGCACCGCGCTGTTTTGAAATTGAGGAACGTCTGAAAAAGGAAATGAACATTCCGGTATTTCACGATGATCAGCACGGCACAGCGATTGTAACGGCAGCTGGTCTTCGAAATGCCCTTAAAATTACAGGGAAATCCATGGCGGAAATTAAGGTTGTCGTCAACGGAGCTGGAGCAGCAGGTATTGCGATCATCAAGCTTCTGCTGAGCATGGGCTGCAAGGATATCATCCTGTGCGATTCCAAGGGTGCCATTTACGAAGGGCGTCCTCAGGGAATGAATGATCTGAAACACGAGATGGCTCAGGTAACGAACAAAGACAAGCTCGATGGAAGCCTCGGCGACGTGATTACTGGAACAGATGTATTTATCGGCGTTTCGGTAAAAGGGGCCCTTACAAAGGAAATGGTTCAGAGTATGAACCCCGACCCGATTATTTTTGCTATGGCGAATCCGGATCCGGAAATTATGCCGGATGAGGCAAAAGAGGCCGGCGCAAGCGTAATCGGAACCGGTCGTTCTGATTTTCCTAACCAGGTAAACAACGTTCTTGCGTTTCCGGGTATTTTCCGCGGCGCACTTGACGTATATGCCACTCACATTAATGAGGAAATGAAAGTGGCGGCCGTCAAGGCGATTGCCGATCTGGTATCCGATGAGGAACTGAATGCCGATTACGTCATTCCGGCACCTTTTGATACCCGTGTCGCACCTGCTGTTGCAAGGAATGTAGCTGTGGCTGCGATGGAAACAGGAGTGGCGAGAAGAAAAGTCGACCCTCAAGCTGTTGAGCAGAAAACAAAACAGCTGACACTTATAGACGACAAGGAGTCATAA
- a CDS encoding YtpI family protein has product MFLTIMIVVSFVLFVYFKVQQTRSRGVMEGNWYASKASIAVGIAIGSFGLNAMILYGTTISTIVGVIFIAYGGINVFFGIRNYRAFLPAAQKEAEAIRQQEEQPSK; this is encoded by the coding sequence ATGTTTTTAACGATCATGATCGTCGTGTCGTTCGTTCTTTTTGTTTATTTCAAGGTCCAGCAGACGAGATCACGCGGCGTGATGGAGGGTAACTGGTATGCCTCCAAAGCCAGTATTGCTGTTGGAATTGCCATCGGTTCATTTGGATTAAATGCAATGATTCTTTACGGAACGACGATTTCCACTATTGTCGGCGTCATCTTCATTGCCTACGGTGGTATTAATGTTTTCTTTGGAATTCGTAACTACCGGGCATTCCTTCCCGCTGCACAGAAGGAAGCGGAAGCGATCCGCCAGCAGGAAGAACAGCCTTCAAAATAA
- the dnaE gene encoding DNA polymerase III subunit alpha — translation MSFVHLHVHSEYSFLYGAGKVEALVTAAKNMGMPALALTDLNGMYGAVPFFKACRKEGIKPLLGTELVFKDGEEQFPLVLIARNNQGLKRLMKLTAAAYDQMEKGQPAVSVKKLNEVEKEAVVALSPFEGGPVQTRIDDGDTAGAEKMLAKLKTVFGEDGVYIELQQHERAEEKELLLKLNEWNKSRGGSLPFTASNHVQFLSPQDHQAHMVLRAIGRGETLEELPDRCSSDQFYLKSPEEMRKLFSSWQEACDRTVEIAGMCEAEIRFDGSYFPKYPVPAGKTAAAFLRERCEKGLAERYGQDPDSVVKERLDYELSVITNMKYEDYFLIVWDFMDYAHSQGILTGPGRGSAAGSIVAYVLKITDVDPIKYDLLFERFLNPERVSMPDIDIDFPDDERDRVIQYVAAKYGSDHVAQIITYGTLAAKAAIRDAGRVMGTPQYLVDRMARFIPSRPNITLQEAVNEVPELKKLVDEEEDAGTLFRTARRIEGLPRHTSVHAAGVVISEAPLTDVIPVQTGSGEIRITQYPMGILEEMGLLKMDFLGLRNLSFIKDIVRLVKEDHRKEIDIAAIPFDDSRTFALLSEGDTSGVFQLESSGMKSVLKRLKPTEFEDIVSVNALYRPGPMENIPLYIRRKHGEEKIGYPHEDLKPILDKTYGVLIYQEQIMQIASRMAGFSLGEADLLRRAVSKKNRQALEDGRTSFVRGALKKGYSQKEADLVYDLIVRFAEYGFPRSHAVAYSVIAYQLAFLKANYPASFLTALLSGVLHHQEKMAEYISEAKKKGIGIAGPSVNRSGARFKAEGNAIVIGLKAIKNVGVQAISAILEERRLGPFEDLFDLCARIPARFLPKRALEALIVSGACDEFGMHRAGLLASLDQAMEYGESFRDSEEPALFKDEVAKPDYYDVPPFGEQELLQFEKQVLGFYATNHPVTPYAEVLAQYSRTMISSVQGIEKERSSVRIAGLIESIKVIKTKKGQQMAFAVLSDETGDVEVTFFPETFAKHRHLMDSGALVFIQGKTSLHKGEMKINAEKAGPLESLKKKQEKPMEILYLKLDAEHQDQGYRQRLQRLLKDDPGDIPVVVYDETKQKAFRLDETWQVSGDEGLLTRLGVLLGDKNVVLKQQ, via the coding sequence ATGAGTTTTGTCCACCTGCATGTTCATAGTGAATACAGTTTCCTGTACGGTGCAGGGAAAGTGGAAGCCCTTGTGACAGCTGCAAAAAATATGGGGATGCCGGCACTTGCCCTCACGGATCTGAACGGCATGTACGGCGCTGTTCCCTTTTTTAAAGCATGCAGAAAGGAAGGGATCAAACCGCTCCTGGGAACTGAGCTTGTTTTTAAAGATGGGGAGGAACAATTTCCGCTTGTCCTGATTGCCAGGAACAATCAGGGATTAAAACGGCTCATGAAGCTTACAGCTGCTGCTTACGATCAGATGGAAAAAGGACAGCCTGCCGTTTCGGTGAAGAAGCTCAATGAGGTGGAGAAAGAAGCGGTAGTCGCACTGTCTCCCTTTGAAGGCGGGCCGGTCCAGACACGGATCGATGACGGTGACACCGCCGGAGCCGAGAAGATGCTGGCTAAACTCAAGACCGTTTTCGGGGAAGACGGCGTATACATAGAGCTTCAGCAGCACGAAAGGGCGGAGGAAAAGGAGCTTCTACTGAAGCTGAATGAATGGAACAAATCTCGCGGAGGAAGTCTGCCGTTTACGGCTTCAAACCACGTGCAGTTTCTTTCTCCCCAGGACCACCAGGCTCACATGGTGCTCAGAGCGATTGGACGTGGAGAAACCCTTGAGGAGCTGCCTGACCGCTGCTCGTCCGATCAGTTTTATCTGAAATCTCCCGAAGAAATGAGGAAACTGTTCTCCTCCTGGCAGGAGGCATGTGACCGGACTGTGGAAATTGCCGGCATGTGTGAGGCGGAAATCCGCTTTGATGGATCCTATTTTCCAAAGTACCCCGTCCCCGCCGGAAAAACGGCTGCTGCGTTCTTGAGAGAACGGTGTGAAAAGGGCCTTGCCGAACGTTACGGCCAAGATCCTGACTCCGTTGTAAAGGAACGGCTCGACTACGAACTTTCCGTCATAACGAATATGAAATACGAAGACTACTTTCTCATTGTCTGGGATTTTATGGACTATGCCCACAGCCAGGGGATTTTGACAGGACCGGGCCGGGGATCTGCTGCAGGTTCGATCGTCGCTTATGTGCTCAAAATTACGGATGTGGATCCGATCAAGTATGATCTCCTGTTTGAACGGTTTTTAAATCCCGAACGGGTTTCGATGCCCGATATTGATATCGATTTTCCCGATGATGAACGTGATCGGGTAATTCAATACGTTGCTGCTAAATACGGATCGGATCATGTTGCTCAGATAATAACCTACGGAACCCTTGCAGCAAAAGCGGCTATCCGTGATGCGGGCAGGGTTATGGGGACCCCCCAGTACCTGGTCGACAGAATGGCCCGATTCATTCCGTCACGACCGAATATAACCCTTCAGGAAGCAGTAAACGAAGTGCCGGAGTTAAAAAAGCTTGTTGACGAAGAGGAGGATGCAGGCACGCTGTTCAGAACTGCCCGCCGGATAGAAGGACTCCCTCGACATACTTCTGTTCATGCGGCCGGCGTGGTAATCAGCGAAGCTCCCTTAACCGATGTGATTCCGGTTCAGACAGGCAGCGGAGAAATCCGCATTACCCAGTATCCAATGGGAATTCTGGAAGAGATGGGACTTCTGAAAATGGATTTTCTCGGTCTGCGCAATCTGAGTTTTATTAAGGACATTGTCCGCCTCGTAAAAGAAGACCATCGTAAGGAAATTGATATTGCTGCAATCCCGTTTGACGACAGCCGTACATTCGCTCTCTTAAGTGAGGGAGATACGAGCGGGGTCTTCCAGCTCGAATCATCGGGCATGAAAAGCGTGCTTAAGCGGCTCAAACCAACCGAGTTTGAAGATATTGTGTCTGTTAACGCCCTTTACAGGCCGGGTCCGATGGAGAACATCCCCCTGTACATCCGGCGCAAGCATGGAGAGGAAAAGATAGGATACCCTCACGAGGATCTGAAACCGATTCTGGATAAAACATACGGGGTGCTTATCTATCAGGAGCAGATTATGCAGATCGCTTCCCGGATGGCCGGGTTCTCACTCGGGGAAGCAGACTTGCTCCGTAGAGCCGTCTCCAAGAAAAACCGTCAGGCTCTTGAGGATGGACGAACCTCTTTTGTCAGAGGAGCGTTAAAAAAGGGATACTCCCAAAAAGAAGCAGACCTTGTCTACGACCTGATTGTCCGTTTTGCCGAGTACGGTTTCCCTCGCAGTCATGCGGTCGCCTACAGTGTGATTGCCTATCAGCTTGCCTTTTTGAAAGCCAACTATCCTGCTTCATTTTTAACAGCGCTCCTGTCCGGCGTTCTTCACCATCAGGAAAAAATGGCCGAGTATATATCAGAGGCAAAAAAGAAGGGAATCGGAATTGCCGGTCCGTCTGTCAACCGGAGCGGGGCCAGATTTAAAGCCGAAGGAAATGCTATTGTAATAGGACTGAAGGCAATCAAAAATGTCGGGGTGCAGGCGATTTCCGCGATTCTCGAAGAACGCCGGCTCGGTCCATTTGAGGATCTTTTTGATCTGTGCGCCCGCATCCCTGCAAGATTTCTTCCGAAAAGAGCGCTTGAAGCCCTGATTGTGTCCGGAGCCTGCGATGAATTCGGAATGCATAGAGCCGGGCTTCTCGCCAGTCTTGATCAGGCGATGGAGTACGGCGAATCGTTCAGGGACTCGGAAGAACCGGCACTGTTCAAGGATGAAGTGGCAAAACCGGACTACTACGACGTGCCGCCATTCGGGGAACAGGAGCTGCTTCAGTTTGAAAAGCAGGTGCTTGGCTTTTACGCGACCAATCACCCGGTCACACCATATGCAGAGGTGCTGGCGCAATACAGCCGCACGATGATCAGCAGCGTGCAGGGAATTGAAAAAGAACGATCCTCTGTCCGGATCGCGGGACTCATTGAAAGCATCAAGGTTATCAAGACAAAAAAAGGACAGCAGATGGCTTTTGCCGTTTTGTCTGATGAAACGGGAGATGTAGAAGTCACGTTTTTCCCGGAAACGTTCGCGAAACATCGCCACTTGATGGACAGTGGCGCGCTCGTTTTTATCCAGGGGAAAACAAGCCTTCATAAAGGTGAGATGAAAATAAATGCAGAAAAAGCTGGACCGCTGGAGTCCTTGAAGAAGAAGCAGGAGAAGCCTATGGAAATTCTGTACCTGAAACTTGACGCGGAACATCAGGATCAGGGCTACCGTCAGCGCCTGCAGCGCCTGCTCAAAGATGATCCAGGGGACATCCCTGTGGTAGTGTACGACGAAACAAAACAGAAAGCTTTCCGCCTGGATGAAACGTGGCAGGTTTCCGGTGATGAAGGGCTTCTGACACGCCTTGGTGTGCTTCTGGGTGATAAAAATGTGGTACTTAAACAACAATAG
- a CDS encoding DHH family phosphoesterase: MITAIIEQIKKHQTIIIHRHVRPDPDAIGSQGGLREIIQAACPDKRVLITGENDSEFQYLIQMDEVRDEDFEDSLVIVCDTANQPRIEDERFHLGNTLVKIDHHPEVDTYGDLSWVDTDASSTSEMVFELFEVWEKDGAVLTDEGARLLYAGIVGDTGRFRHPNTTEKTFASAGKLIRYNFSRPDLYEAMYEKPIDLVRTEGYVLSNAEMLPSGVAYIKLTKEKLEEFGVTASMTASFVNAFSSIQGVKAWVFFVEEEEVIRVRLRSKGPAVNELASRYDGGGHPMASGASAYSWEETDALLGELDQLCRNYPEKQA; the protein is encoded by the coding sequence ATGATAACAGCCATTATTGAACAGATAAAAAAACACCAGACCATCATAATTCACCGGCACGTCCGCCCTGATCCTGACGCAATCGGGTCACAAGGGGGGCTTCGTGAAATCATTCAGGCAGCCTGTCCTGATAAACGGGTGCTCATAACCGGAGAGAACGACAGTGAATTTCAGTATTTGATTCAGATGGACGAGGTACGGGATGAAGATTTCGAGGATTCCCTTGTCATTGTGTGTGATACGGCGAATCAGCCCCGTATTGAAGATGAACGGTTCCATCTCGGGAACACCCTCGTAAAAATTGACCATCATCCGGAAGTGGACACCTACGGGGATCTGTCCTGGGTGGATACAGATGCCAGCTCGACAAGCGAGATGGTGTTTGAACTGTTTGAAGTATGGGAGAAGGATGGTGCGGTACTTACAGATGAAGGGGCCAGGCTTCTCTATGCAGGGATTGTCGGGGACACCGGCCGCTTCCGCCACCCGAACACAACGGAAAAAACGTTTGCCAGTGCAGGTAAACTGATCCGTTACAACTTTTCAAGACCGGATCTTTATGAGGCTATGTACGAAAAGCCAATTGACCTGGTCAGAACGGAAGGCTATGTGCTCTCCAACGCAGAGATGCTTCCGTCCGGGGTGGCCTATATCAAACTTACGAAGGAAAAGCTGGAGGAATTCGGGGTAACCGCATCTATGACAGCGAGTTTTGTAAATGCTTTTTCATCCATACAGGGGGTAAAAGCCTGGGTATTCTTTGTGGAGGAAGAAGAGGTAATCCGGGTCCGTCTCCGTTCAAAGGGGCCGGCGGTCAACGAGCTGGCTTCCAGATATGACGGAGGCGGACATCCTATGGCATCAGGAGCATCAGCCTATTCCTGGGAGGAAACAGACGCGCTTCTGGGCGAACTGGATCAACTTTGCAGGAACTATCCTGAGAAGCAGGCGTAA
- a CDS encoding metal-dependent hydrolase encodes MMKLSYHGHSIVKIETNGKTILIDPFINGNDTTDLDADSVKADVILLTHGHNDHVGDTVEIAKRNDALVVAPFELATYLGWQGVNTHPMHIGGAHEFDFGRVKLTQAFHGSAYTEEENQRIVYTGMPAGILLFAEGKTVYHAGDTALFSDMKILGERYDIDAAFLPIGDNFTMGPDDAALAAEWIGARKVIPVHYNTFPVIEQNPDSFVQALPGGAGVVMNPGDEMEL; translated from the coding sequence ATGATGAAGCTGTCGTACCATGGACACTCAATTGTAAAGATTGAAACGAACGGAAAAACGATTTTGATTGATCCTTTCATCAATGGAAATGACACAACAGATCTGGATGCAGATTCAGTTAAAGCGGACGTGATCCTCCTGACCCACGGACATAATGACCATGTGGGCGATACAGTGGAAATTGCCAAGCGTAACGACGCCCTCGTGGTCGCTCCTTTTGAATTGGCCACCTACCTCGGCTGGCAGGGAGTTAATACCCACCCGATGCATATCGGCGGAGCCCACGAGTTTGACTTTGGACGGGTCAAACTGACGCAGGCTTTCCACGGCTCAGCCTACACAGAGGAAGAAAACCAGCGGATCGTGTATACAGGGATGCCGGCTGGTATCCTGTTATTTGCAGAAGGTAAAACAGTCTATCATGCAGGAGATACGGCTCTCTTTTCCGATATGAAAATACTCGGAGAGCGTTATGATATTGATGCGGCATTCCTGCCGATCGGCGATAATTTTACGATGGGACCAGATGACGCGGCACTGGCTGCCGAATGGATCGGAGCCAGAAAAGTCATTCCGGTTCATTACAATACGTTCCCTGTTATCGAGCAGAATCCCGATTCATTTGTCCAGGCCCTGCCAGGTGGAGCCGGCGTTGTGATGAATCCAGGTGATGAGATGGAGCTGTAA
- a CDS encoding CBS domain-containing protein — MTKHEQILQHILSLEVGSKISVRQIAKTLQVSEGTAYRAIKDAENQGIVSTIERVGTIRIEKKQKENIEKLTFAEVINIVDGQVLGGRNGLYKTLSKFVIGAMKAEAMMRYVEPENLLIVGNREQVHRLALEAGAAVLITGGFETNDEVKALADELELPIMSTSYDTFTVAAMINRAIYDQLIKKEILLVEDILIPFERTYLMTDAHTVEKWHELNKRTGHSRYPVIQESDRKLLGMVTAKDVMGVGLFTEIEKVMTRQPIAVTTKTSVASAAHRMVWEGIELLPVTDANRKLFGVISRQDVLKALQMIQRQPQVGETIEDLVTRHFEDISTPQEHAFRLEVTPQMTNHLGTVSYGVVTTVVTEAGSRVLKKYKKGDLVVENMTIFFIKPVQIDSEMRIYPKVLEVGRKFGKVDVEIYHENQIVGKAMLMAQLIDR, encoded by the coding sequence ATGACTAAACATGAACAGATACTTCAGCATATCCTGTCACTTGAAGTTGGCAGCAAAATCTCCGTCCGGCAGATTGCCAAAACGCTTCAGGTCAGTGAAGGAACAGCGTACCGGGCTATTAAGGACGCAGAAAATCAGGGGATTGTAAGTACGATCGAACGGGTGGGCACAATCCGTATCGAAAAAAAGCAGAAAGAGAACATTGAAAAACTGACATTTGCGGAAGTCATTAATATTGTCGATGGCCAGGTGCTGGGAGGCAGAAACGGCCTTTACAAAACGCTCAGCAAATTTGTCATCGGTGCTATGAAGGCGGAAGCGATGATGCGTTATGTAGAGCCGGAGAACCTTCTCATTGTGGGTAACAGGGAGCAGGTGCACAGGCTGGCCCTTGAAGCCGGCGCTGCTGTGTTAATCACCGGCGGATTTGAGACAAACGACGAAGTGAAGGCATTGGCGGACGAGCTTGAGCTTCCAATCATGTCGACGAGCTATGACACGTTTACTGTTGCGGCGATGATCAACCGTGCGATCTATGACCAGCTGATAAAAAAGGAAATCCTTCTTGTCGAAGACATACTGATTCCTTTCGAGAGAACGTATCTGATGACAGATGCCCATACGGTTGAAAAATGGCACGAACTGAACAAACGGACAGGCCACAGCCGGTATCCGGTCATTCAGGAATCGGATAGAAAGCTTCTTGGAATGGTGACGGCAAAGGATGTGATGGGTGTCGGACTGTTTACGGAAATTGAAAAGGTCATGACACGGCAGCCGATTGCGGTTACAACGAAAACATCTGTTGCTTCGGCCGCGCACCGGATGGTGTGGGAAGGGATTGAGCTTCTGCCGGTGACGGATGCCAATAGAAAGCTTTTCGGAGTAATCAGCCGGCAGGATGTACTCAAAGCCCTCCAGATGATTCAGCGGCAGCCTCAGGTCGGAGAAACGATTGAGGACCTTGTGACACGGCATTTTGAAGACATCTCCACTCCGCAGGAGCATGCGTTCCGCCTGGAAGTCACACCACAGATGACAAATCATCTCGGCACCGTATCCTACGGTGTAGTGACGACGGTTGTAACGGAGGCGGGAAGCCGGGTACTGAAGAAATACAAAAAAGGCGATCTTGTTGTGGAAAACATGACGATCTTCTTTATCAAGCCTGTCCAGATCGACAGTGAGATGCGGATTTATCCTAAAGTCCTCGAAGTCGGCCGGAAATTTGGAAAAGTAGATGTGGAAATCTATCACGAAAACCAGATTGTCGGCAAAGCGATGCTGATGGCTCAGCTGATTGACAGATAA
- a CDS encoding FadR/GntR family transcriptional regulator yields the protein MTSPPGKVYLNILKELDRIIHEDNLLPGDKLPSERELAERLQAGRSSVREALRALELLDLIETRKGEGTFIQRAGGHRLAEILAGFFLRETRARQDVTETRAIIEIEAVRLACSRISEEQLARLGRIIEESKAAWSDGELPVEQDYLFHKTLVESCRNQLMMNIWRPLVEYSKVALRESLSRSGRAENAIAEHSGIFEAVRRKDEEEAVNMLKKHLENSRF from the coding sequence ATGACCTCACCACCAGGCAAGGTGTATTTAAACATACTTAAAGAGCTTGACCGGATTATCCATGAAGACAATCTGCTTCCTGGTGATAAATTGCCATCCGAGCGTGAACTTGCTGAAAGGCTGCAGGCTGGCCGGTCTTCGGTACGGGAAGCCCTGCGAGCGCTGGAACTGCTTGATCTGATTGAAACCCGTAAAGGGGAGGGCACGTTTATTCAGCGCGCAGGAGGTCACCGTCTTGCCGAAATTCTTGCCGGTTTCTTCCTTAGGGAAACAAGGGCAAGGCAGGATGTAACGGAGACAAGAGCCATTATTGAGATTGAAGCTGTCAGGCTTGCCTGTTCACGAATAAGTGAGGAACAGCTTGCCAGACTCGGAAGGATTATTGAAGAATCCAAAGCAGCCTGGTCAGACGGCGAGCTGCCGGTTGAACAGGACTACCTGTTCCATAAAACACTTGTAGAATCGTGCCGAAATCAACTGATGATGAACATTTGGCGCCCGCTTGTTGAATACAGCAAGGTGGCCCTTAGGGAATCCCTGTCACGGAGCGGCAGGGCAGAGAATGCTATTGCAGAGCATTCCGGCATTTTCGAAGCTGTCCGCAGAAAAGATGAAGAAGAAGCAGTAAATATGCTGAAAAAACATCTCGAAAACAGTCGTTTCTAA
- the ytrI gene encoding sporulation membrane protein YtrI encodes MRIPPLYREKSWQRFTAGVILGMLIGWLFFLYNFGYVYDKLIMEIGKQRTTIENLENTIDILQKDQDEMNKENQEKLTVQTIRVNFVNEREVNLSELTIFELRSAVESELELIKNKSIETVFSSRELLKKAIENKTFRINNDKKYQLKIENFMVYTTTEVDISIHAAD; translated from the coding sequence ATGAGAATCCCTCCTCTTTATCGTGAAAAAAGCTGGCAGCGTTTTACAGCAGGTGTTATTCTCGGCATGCTGATCGGCTGGCTCTTTTTTTTGTACAACTTCGGGTACGTCTACGACAAGCTCATTATGGAAATCGGAAAACAGCGGACGACGATTGAAAATCTTGAAAACACAATTGACATACTCCAAAAGGATCAGGATGAGATGAACAAGGAGAATCAGGAAAAATTAACGGTTCAGACGATTCGTGTAAACTTCGTTAACGAACGGGAAGTTAATTTGAGTGAATTGACGATCTTTGAGCTGCGAAGTGCAGTCGAAAGTGAGCTGGAACTCATTAAAAACAAAAGCATCGAGACGGTCTTCTCCTCCCGTGAGCTTTTAAAAAAAGCAATCGAGAATAAAACCTTCCGAATCAATAATGATAAAAAGTACCAGCTTAAAATTGAAAACTTCATGGTTTATACGACAACAGAGGTTGATATCAGTATTCACGCGGCTGATTAA
- the accD gene encoding acetyl-CoA carboxylase, carboxyltransferase subunit beta produces the protein MLRDLFSKKKKYATIPSEQAKQEVPEGLMTKCPQCKSIMYTKELKKNLSVCDSCGFHHRLTAYDRMDTLFDEGTFIEFDQNIIAKDPLNFPSYKQKSEKDRENTGLNEAIVTGKGKIDGYPAVVGVMDARFRMGSMGSVVGEKINRAIERAIEEDLPFIMFAASGGARMQEGVFSLMQMAKTSTALHKLRDHGGLFVSIMTHPTTGGVSASFASLGDINLAEPKALIGFAGRRIIEQTIRQELPEDFQTAEFLLKHGQLDKVVERKNLKATLKTILSIHAPAEESEMNQEAAEEPAFKAEEQEVK, from the coding sequence GTGCTACGGGATCTGTTTTCAAAGAAGAAGAAATATGCCACGATTCCTTCAGAACAAGCAAAGCAGGAAGTGCCTGAAGGTCTAATGACGAAATGTCCCCAGTGTAAGAGCATCATGTATACAAAGGAACTGAAAAAGAACCTGAGTGTATGTGATTCATGCGGTTTTCATCACCGGCTTACCGCGTATGACCGAATGGATACGCTGTTTGACGAAGGCACCTTTATTGAATTTGATCAGAATATCATTGCAAAAGACCCGCTGAACTTTCCTTCTTATAAACAAAAGTCCGAAAAAGACCGTGAAAATACAGGGCTCAATGAGGCCATTGTAACAGGGAAAGGAAAAATTGACGGTTACCCTGCCGTTGTCGGCGTCATGGATGCCCGTTTCCGTATGGGCAGTATGGGGTCCGTTGTGGGTGAAAAAATCAACCGGGCAATTGAACGGGCAATCGAAGAAGACTTGCCGTTTATCATGTTCGCTGCTTCCGGCGGCGCACGTATGCAGGAAGGCGTATTCAGCCTGATGCAGATGGCGAAGACAAGCACGGCCCTTCACAAACTGCGGGATCACGGTGGTCTGTTTGTATCGATTATGACTCATCCGACTACCGGTGGTGTATCTGCCAGTTTTGCTTCTTTAGGAGATATTAATCTCGCTGAGCCTAAAGCGCTGATCGGTTTTGCGGGCCGGAGAATTATCGAGCAGACGATTCGCCAGGAACTGCCCGAAGATTTCCAGACAGCGGAGTTTCTACTTAAACACGGTCAGCTGGACAAAGTAGTGGAGCGTAAGAACCTTAAAGCAACACTGAAAACAATTCTCAGCATCCATGCACCCGCTGAGGAGAGTGAAATGAATCAGGAGGCTGCCGAAGAGCCTGCATTCAAAGCGGAAGAACAGGAGGTGAAGTAA